From the genome of Metarhizium brunneum chromosome 4, complete sequence, one region includes:
- the ard1 gene encoding N-terminal acetyltransferase A complex catalytic subunit ard1, which translates to MDIRVLSSADLPLIQHANLENLPENYFLKYYLYHALSWPQLSYVAVDVSRPPKGPYDYPKIVGYVLAKMEEEPTDGVQHGHITSLSVMRTHRRLGIAEKLMRQSQQAMVETFQARYVSLHVRVSNVAARHLYEDTLGFKNEKVEAKYYADGEDAFCMRLDLDEIKRQLDDAERETNGTDGVDEGEAVGEVGRDPAKNKDDKEGRKIKVAVGRSLGVGALVEKDESKH; encoded by the exons ATGGACATCCGTGTCCTCAGCAGCGCGGACCTCCCGCTCATCCAGCACGCGAACCTGGAGAACCTCCCCGAAAACTACTTCCTCAAATACTACCTGTACCATGCGCTGTCATGGCCGCAACTAAGCTACGTCGCCGTGGACGTGAGCCGGCCGCCCAAGGGGCCCTACGACTACCCCAAGATTGTGGGCTACgtgctggccaagatggaggaggagccgACCGACGGCGTGCAGCACGGCCACATCACGAGCTTGAGCGTCATGAGGACACACCGGCGGCTGGGCATTGCGGAGAAGCTCATGAGGCAGAGCC AACAGGCAATGGTCGAAACCTTCCAGGCAAGGTACGTCTCGCTGCACGTGCGCGTCTCCAACGTCGCCGCTCGCCATCTGTACGAGGACACGCTGGGCTTCAAGAACGAAAAGGTGGAGGCAAAGTACTACGCCGACGGGGAAGATGCGTTTTGCATGCGTCTGGACCTGGACGAGATTAAGAGGCAGCTTGACGACGCGGAGAGGGAGACCAACGGCACGGACGGggtggacgagggcgaggccGTGGGCGAGGTTGGGCGGGATCCGGCGAAGAACAAGGATGACAAGGAGGGGAGGAAGATCAAGGTCGCGGTGGGGAGGAGTTTAGGTGTAGGCGCGTTGGTGGAGAAGGATGAGAGCAAGCATTAG
- the MES1 gene encoding Methionine--tRNA ligase, cytoplasmic has product MPVDNPILPVEGKRNILITSALPYVNNVPHLGNIVGSVLSADVFSRYSKLRDRPTLYICGTDEYGTATETKALETGQTPQQLCDEFHVKHKEVYDWFEIGFDHFGRTTTQKQTEIVQDIFLKLHENGFLEERTTTQPYCEKHDGYLADRFVEGTCPKCGYDDARGDQCDKCGGLLDPFELINPRCKVDGAQPIPRDTKHIFLKLDMLQSDIEKWFEEAHKKYGWPQNGVGITQSWLTKGLEGRSITRDLKWGVPIPLPGYEKKVIYVWFDACIGYPSITANYTDEWEKWWKNPDNVTLYQFMGKDNVPFHTVIFPGSEIGTGYKWTMLNHLSTTEYLNYENGKFSKSRGVGVFGNQVKDIGISPSVWRYYLLSNRPESGDTQFEWQNFALANNSELLANFGNFVNRIVKFVNAKCDGTIPEYSATYTDDTFDFAGWILRVNALLSEYVDLMEKVHIRAGVKKLMEISTEGNTLLQYRLDNTNLVEKPERTKTVIGLALNLCHLLASLASPYMPSTSESICKQLNTTLAFIPDVWDPEILKSGHKIGKAAYLFTRIDDKKVAEWKTAYGGSAESRAAEEAAKRKKQEEKEKKKARKAVKAAGGTQATTGENSASKEEKKKEDGAAVPPAAGDTKDLPIRVKPDGQ; this is encoded by the coding sequence ATGCCGGTTGATAATCCCATCCTGCCCGTCGAGGGCAAGAGGAACATCCTCATCACCAGTGCTCTGCCTTACGTCAACAATGTCCCTCATCTGGGCAACATTGTGGGCAGCGTGCTAAGTGCCGATGTCTTCTCGCGATATAGCAAGCTTCGCGATCGCCCGACCCTCTACATTTGCGGAACAGACGAGTACGGCACTGCCACGGAGACGAAAGCGCTGGAGACGGGCCAGACCCCCCAGCAGCTGTGTGACGAGTTCCACGTCAAGCACAAGGAGGTCTACGACTGGTTTGAGATTGGCTTCGATCACTTCGGCCGCACCACCACCCAGAAGCAGACAGAGATTGTCCAGGACATTTTCTTAAAACTACACGAGAACGGATTCCTGGAGGAACGTACCACGACGCAGCCGTACTGTGAGAAGCATGATGGCTACCTGGCCGATCGATTCGTCGAGGGAACCTGCCCCAAGTGTGGCTATGATGATGCCAGAGGTGACCAGTGCGACAAGTGCGGAGGGCTTTTGGACCCCTTTGAGTTGATCAACCCCCGGTGCAAGGTTGATGGCGCTCAACCCATCCCTCGCGATACCAAGCACATCTTTTTGAAGCTCGACATGCTTCAGTCCGACATCGAAAAGTGGTTTGAGGAGGCGCACAAGAAGTACGGATGGCCGCAGAATGGCGTCGGCATTACCCAGTCTTGGTTGACCAAGGGCCTCGAGGGCCGCAGTATCACCAGAGATCTGAAGTGGGGTGTCCCGATCCCGCTGCCCGGATATGAGAAGAAGGTCATCTACGTGTGGTTCGACGCCTGTATCGGATACCCCTCCATCACGGCCAACTACACGGATGAGTGGGAGAAGTGGTGGAAGAACCCAGACAACGTTACGCTGTACCAGTTCATGGGCAAGGACAATGTGCCCTTCCACACTGTCATTTTCCCTGGTTCAGAAATCGGAACCGGCTACAAGTGGACCATGCTAAACCACCTGTCAACTACCGAGTACCTCAACTACGAGAACGGCAAATTCTCCAAGTCGAGAGGTGTCGGCGTGTTTGGAAACCAGGTGAAGGATATCGGCATCTCCCCGTCCGTCTGGAGATACTACCTCTTGTCAAACCGTCCCGAATCTGGAGACACTCAGTTTGAGTGGCAGAACTTTGCCCTCGCCAACAACAGCGAGCTGCTCGCCAACTTTGGCAACTTTGTCAACCGTATTGTCAAGTTTGTCAATGCCAAATGCGACGGCACCATTCCCGAATACTCCGCCACCTATACCGACGACACTTTCGACTTTGCCGGGTGGATCCTTCGTGTCAATGCCCTCCTGTCCGAGTATGTCGACCTCATGGAGAAGGTCCACATTCGTGCCGGTGTGAAGAAGCTCATGGAGATTAGCACCGAGGGCAACACCTTGCTGCAGTACAGACTGGACAACACCAACTTGGTTGAGAAGCCCGAGAGAACCAAGACTGTGATTGGTCTCGCCCTCAACCTGTGCCACCTGCTGGCTTCTCTTGCGTCGCCGTACATGCCCTCGACATCAGAGTCTATCTGCAAACAGCTAAACACCACTCTTGCGTTCATCCCTGACGTCTGGGACCCTGAGATTCTCAAGTCTGGCCACAAGATTGGCAAAGCTGCCTACCTATTTACTCGTATCGACGACAAGAAGGTTGCCGAATGGAAGACGGCGTATGGAGGCAGTGCCGAGTCTCGTGCTGCGGAAGAGGCTgccaagaggaagaagcaggaagaaaaggagaaaaagaaggcgaGAAAGGCGGTCAAGGCTGCGGGGGGCACCCAGGCCACTACTGGCGAAAACTCGGCGTcaaaggaggagaagaagaaagaggatggagCTGCTGTGCCTCCTGCTGCGGGTGATACGAAGGACTTGCCTATCCGGGTCAAGCCTGACGGGCAGTAG
- the LTO1 gene encoding Protein LTO1 has product MPSTPDPFDDVLNLEDNFYQRGYSQGLADGEKAGRMEGRSFGMQQGFDKFLESGRLASRAIVWANRIPPRAKHSPEEGGGCSDTQEDKKACALPSLPNNARLEKNVRMVYSLVEPDTLSTENTDEAVQDFDDRVKRAQGKVKVVERMAS; this is encoded by the coding sequence ATGCCTTCCACACCAGACCCCTTCGACGATGTTCTCAATCTCGAAGACAACTTTTACCAACGAGGCTACAGCCAGGGCCTTGCCGACGGCGAAAAAGCAGGCCGCATGGAGGGCCGCTCCTTCGGCATGCAACAGGGTTTCGACAAGTTCCTTGAGAGTGGCCGCCTAGCCAGCCGAGCCATCGTATGGGCCAACAGAATACCGCCCCGGGCGAAACACAGCCCAGAAGAAGGGGGCGGCTGCTCGGACACGCaggaggacaagaaggcATGCGCATTGCCCTCGCTGCCGAACAATGCCAGGCTAGAGAAGAATGTGAGAATGGTGTACTCCCTAGTGGAGCCGGACACGTTGTCGACAGAAAACACAGACGAGGCGGTTCAGGATTTCGACGACCGGGTCAAGAGGGCCCAGGGAAAGGTCAAGGTCGTCGAGAGGATGGCCTCATGA
- the NU21M gene encoding NADH-ubiquinone oxidoreductase 21 subunit produces MSAQAVAKAAGGVVSIAKKQTVQSTGVWESIRKALAIDANRSNGVPLNPYFRNPPPGSNDPMAYDDPVTVPAGDIADNPYWKRDHRRHYPKLSVMNQADVASLLTIGSAAAPKVDLIGEAGEKQLVAAKQEGETGLAKCLEKTSGKDVFVDGLPPLPSGQSLTSGSWDVYKYELTEENTYPQGYPCRTFV; encoded by the exons ATGTCGGCTCAAgcggtggccaaggctgccggAGGCGTCGTCTCCATCGCCAAG AAACAAACCGTCCAGTCCACCGGAGTGTGGGAATCCATCCGCAAGGCCCTCGCCATTGACGCCAACCGCTCCAACGGCGTGCCGCTGAACCCGTACTTCCGCAACCCTCCACCCGGCAGCAACGACCCCATGGCCTACGACGACCCCGTCACCGTGCCGGCCGGCGACATCGCCGACAATCCCTACTGGAAGCgcgaccaccgccgccactACCCCAAGCTGAGCGTCATGAACCAGGCCGACGTGGCTAGCCTGCTGACGATTGGGAGCGCCGCCGCACCCAAGGTTGATCTGATTGGCGAGGCGGGCGAGAAGCAGCTCGTCGCGGCGAAGCAGGAGGGCGAGACGGGTCTGGCCAAGTGTCTCGAGAAGACGAGCGGCAAGGACGTCTTTGTGGACggcctgccgccgctgcccagCGGCCAGAGCCTTACGTCGGGCTCGTGGGACGTGTACAAGTATGAGCTGACGGAGGAGAATACATATCCCCAGGG CTACCCTTGCCGGACTTTTGTATAG
- the DOT5 gene encoding Peroxiredoxin DOT5: MPVELRKRKAPQPPPAPAPAAKKATKPGRPAKSKKPEPAAKKEDEKPAAAAAAASPAPAAAPSSKKVAVGQVIDLDGFGGEIQTNDGETTTLKKLLEESGSGVVLFTYPKASTPGCTNQVCLFRDSYAPLTADGLAIYGLSADSPKANTTFKEKQKLPYPLLCDPQATLIAAIGLKKQPKGTQRGVFVVDKKGKVLVAQPGSPAGTVDKVKALVEELKG, translated from the exons ATGCCCGTCGAACTGCGCAAACGCAAGGCACCGCAGCCACCGCCTGCCCCGGCGCCGGCTGCAAAGAAGGCCACCAAGCCTGGCAGGCcggccaagtccaagaagccagagcccgcggccaagaaggaagacgagaagcccgctgctgctgctgccgccgcctctcCTGCTCCCGCTGCTGCGCCGTCGAGCAAAAaagtcgccgtcggccaagTCATTGACCTGGATGGTTTTGGCGGAGAGATCCAGACCAACGACGGCGAAACGACCAcgttgaagaagctgctcgaggagagCGGGAGCGGCGTTGTCCTGTTCACCTACCCCaaggcctcgacgccgggat GCACAAACCAGGTCTGCCTCTTCCGCGACTCCTACGCCCCTCTCACCGCCGACGGCCTCGCCATCTACGGCCTTAGTGCAGACTCGCCCAAGGCCAATACCACGttcaaggagaagcagaagctcCCGTACCCGCTGCTGTGTGATCCCCAGGCCActctcatcgccgccattggGCTCAAGAAGCAGCCCAAGGGTACGCAGCGCGGCGTGTTTGTGGTTgacaagaagggcaaggtgCTTGTTGCCCAGCCGGGCAGTCCTGCCGGGACcgtggacaaggtcaaggcttTGGTGGAGGAGTTGAAGGGGTAA